The DNA region GAAAGAGGCGCTGGCTACAATCGCCAACTACGGCGTCACCCTCATTGCCATCGGCAACGGTACCGCGTCCTATGAAACCGAGGAATTCGTCGCCCGTCTCATCAACGACCACCAATTGAATCTTCATTACCTCATTGTCAACGAAGCCGGCGCCTCGGTGTATTCGGCGTCAAAACTGGCCAAGGACGAATTGCCTGATCTTGATGTTTCATTGCGCGGCGCCGTATCTATCGCCCGCCGCGTGCAAGATCCGCTGGCCGAACTGGTCAAGATCGATCCCAAATCAATCGGCGTCGGCCAGTACCAGCATGATGTCAACCAAAAAGAACTGGCCAGCGCCCTCACCGCCGTTGTCGAGTCTTGTGTCAACCATGTGGGCGTCGAGCTTAACACTGCTTCGCCCGCCCTGCTGCAGTATGTTGCCGGCATCAATGCGAGCGTGGCCAAAAACATTGTTGCTTTTCGCGACGCCAACGGACCCTTCCGCAGCCGGGATCAGCTCCGGAAAGTCCCCCGTCTCGGACCGGCGGCCTTCACCCAATGCGCCGGCTTTTTGCGAATCAAGGGCGGCGTCAACCCCTTGGACAATACGCCGGTACATCCCGAGTCTTATCCTATCGCCGAAGCGGTCTTGGCGAAATTGGGCTTTTCTGTGGCCGACCTGACCGACCGCCAGCGGCTGCGCGCCTTGCAGAGCCAGCTGGCCAAAGCCGATGCCGGCCGGTTAGCCGCCGACCTTGGCGCCGGCGAACCAACCGTGCGGGACATCCTTGCCGCCCTGGCCAAGCCGGGCCGCGACCCGCGCGAGGAACTGCCACCGCCGCTGACGCGCAAAAATATTGTCAAACTCTCGGACATTGCCCCCGGTACCCTGGTTAAAGGTACGGTACATAATGTCACCGACTTCGGTGTTTTTGTCGACATCGGCCTCAAGACCAACGGTCTCATTCACCGCTCCGAACTTAGTCATAAGCCCTTTCGCCATCCCCTTGACATCGTCGCCGTCGGCGACATCGTCGAATGCATAGTCCTCAGCGTCGATGAGGCGCGCGGCCGCATTGCCCTCAGCCTCAAGCAAGCCCCAAAATAGCCAGGCGTACCAAAGCCGGGACATAGGCCCCGGCTTTTCGTTATATTCCCGGATGGTAACGCAGCCACCGATCCGTCAGTTTGGCCGCATCGTACCGCGTCTCCATGTCCACCGGCAGCTCGCCCCATACGGCGTCCCGCTCTTCTAATAGCTGTTGCAGGGCAGTCAGCAGTTCGTCCGGCTGGGTGAAGTCGATGTCCTGCGCCAACAGGGCCGTCAAAAACTCACTTACACCGTCCATCCCGAAGGACGGCACTTCCATGGCGACGACCGTCCAGTAATCTTCGTCTTCGTCCAGCACAAAGACAATATCAGGATAACTGCGGTTGGTCGGGTCGGGTAGAATGAGTTCGCCGTCGTCGCAGTCGGCCTCGAAGGACGGCACACTGCGCAGGTACACCTCGACTACCGGCACATCGCCATCGTATTCGACGCGGTAACAGCCGTTCAAGCCGACATATTTGTGAAAACCGGGATACCGTTTGGCCATTCTTCACAACTCCTTTCATACCGCTTCAAGTTTAGTGTCTGCCAAACGGCAGATTATCATGCCCTACAAAAATTAACACCGGCTGCCCTTTCCGCAACCGGTGTTAATTTTATTTTTCCTCAATATTCATTCCATCCGCATAACGGCAAAGGGGTCCGCACCGTACACTTCGTCCGCAACCGCGTTATACAGCTCGTCCGCCGCGGTGCGCAAAATATGAATTTGGCCTTTTAGGGCCGCGACTACCGTGTGGTCCCGCAAGGCCGGTAAATTAATGGCCGTATTTAGGAGCGCAGCCATCACTGCGTTATAACTTAAGAGCACGCCAATCATAAGGTCGCTGACCACATGGGCGTTGATTTTCCCCAGCAGTGCCCTGCCAATTTCCAGGCTTTCCAGTGCAGCCCGGGCCACTTCCACAGGCACCTCCGCCGCCTGCCGCATCGCTTGCTGGATTTGGGCCGCCCGCGCCTCTTTCTCCTCCGCTGTCGCCTTCGGCAGCCCATAGGCCGCCATTACCGCCGAAAAAGCGTCAGCGTCACGGTCAATGAGCTCTTCCAGTTTTTTATGTAATCCTGCCAAGACTTTTTGCCGATCGGCAAGCATGTCGGCGTACGCCGCTAAATCCGGACGCCCCAGCGAAAGATTCACCGCCATTTCGAGCAAGCTTACGCCTAAGAGGCCGGACACCGCGGCAGCGCTGCCACCGCCCGGCGCCGGCTGACGCGACGCCAGCCGCGCGGCAAATTCATGGATTGATAGTTCTGCAAGCAATTACATCCCCTCTTTCAAGATTTAGCTACATCTCTTCCTCTCGTTAAAAGTCCATAGGGACCGCCTATTCAATTATTTTATCAGACTTTGCCAAACAAATATACCGCCAGCGTGTCAAGACTTCAATATATGGACGCTTTCGGGCCTTATCAGGAGAGCCGCCCGGTCGCCGGCCTGAAAGACGGCCTTTTGGACCGGATCATAATCTATGACGGTCAGGCTTTGGCCGCCGGCAGTAATTTTATAATCCTGATAAGCCCCCATGAACACCGAGGCCGTAACTTGCACGGCAAGCGGCCCTTCCGCGGCCAGCCGGAGCGTTTCCGGCCGCAGGACCACGCTCACCGGTTCGCCTGGACTGAGCACGAGGTCGGTCGCGACCGCGAAAGCCTGGCCGAGGAAGCGGACGGTGGCCGTCCCGTCGCCGACGGCGACGACCTCGCCGGCCAGGATGTTGGCCATGCCGATGAAATCGGCGACAAACTTGGTCCGCGGCCGTGTGTAAATTTCAAAGGGCGAGCCGATCTGTTCGATATTCCCTTGGTTCATAATGACAATCCGGTCAGACATGCTCATGGCCTCAGACTGGTCATGGGTCACATAAATACTGGTAATGCCGATATCGCGTTGAATCCGCCGGATTTCACCACGCATGTGCACCCTGAGCTTGGCGTCCAGGTTAGACAGCGGTTCATCGAACAGCAGGACGGACGGTTCCATCACCAGCGACCGGGCCAAGGCCACCCGCTGCTGTTGGCCGCCGGAAAGCTGGTTGGGATAGCGCCCTTCCAGGCCGGTAAGGCCTACTAATTCAAGAATGTGGCTGACTTTGGCGCGGATGTCGCTGTCTTTCATTTTTTTGATGCGCAGACCGTAGGCGATATTTTCAAAGATGGTGAGATGAGGAAACAGCGCGTAGCTCTGGAACACCATCGCCGTGTCGCGTTTATCCGGGGTAAGGCGGGTTACTTCCTCGCCGCCAATGTAAATATTGCCGCTCGTCGGTGTTTCGAAGCCGGCGATCATGCGCAGAATAGTCGTTTTGCCGCAGCCGGACGGCCCCAGCAGGGTAACAAACTCACCCGCCGCGACGTCAAGCGTTACATCGTTAACGGCCAGGACGCCGCGCCCGGCAGCGCCGTTATACCGTTTCACCAGATTTTGCAGGCGAACGCTTTTCGAATTTTTCAATTTGGTTTCCCCCTCAAAACTTTACACACCCTCGACATTTATTCCCATGCGATTGAACACGAACTTAAGCATGCCCGTTACTGCCAGGACAATGACAATGAGAACGGTGGAATAGGCCGCCGCTACCCCCAACCGCCCGACATCGACCTGGGACATGATGGCTACCGTCAGCAGGTTGTAGCTGGCCGAAACCAGGAAAATAACGGCGCTGACTGCCGTCATGCTGCGGACGAAACTGTAAACCAAGCCGCTGAAAAAGGCCGACTTAATCAGGGGAATAGTAATCGAAGTAAACACTTTGAACGAGTTGGCGCCAAGGTCTTGGGCCGCTTCCTCGATGGACGGGTCAATCTGCTGCAGGGATGCTACGCCGGCGCGGATACCGACCGGCATGTTACGGAAAATAAAGGCAATAAGAATGATGGTTGCCGTACCGGTAAGAACCAGTGGCGGTTCGTTATAGGCCAGCACGTAGCCCATGCCAATGACGGTGCCGGGGACGGCCATCGACAGCATCGAAATAAACTCGATTGCCTTACGGCCGAAAAAGCGCTTGCGCACGATGAGAAAGGCGATAATCATGCTCAGGATGCCGGTCATGGGCATGGACAACAGCGAAAGATACGTGGTGTCAAGAATGGGTTTTAACCCCAAAGAAAAGATATATTCATAATGCTTCAGTGTCGGCGTATAGTCGATACCCCACAGGTTGGTAAACGAACCGTAAGGAATAAGAATGTAGAGCACCAGGACGAACAGGCTGACCAAAAAGCAGGGCAGACCAATCAGCCAGTTCAGGGTACGGTCGGCGACCAGTTCGCGCTGGCGGGACGGCTTGCCGGTAACGGTAACATATGACCTTTCCCCAACCCAGTATTTCTGAACAATAAACATGAGGACCGAAAGGCTGAGCAGCACCGTCGCCAGCGCCGTACCGCCCTTGATATCGTAGTTTCCCATGGCCTGGAGATAAATCTTCGCGGCCAGGGTGGTGAAATTGCCGCCAATAACCATGGCATTGCCAAAATCGGCCACCGTTTGAATAAACACCAGTAAAAAGGCATTGGCGATACCGGGCGTAAGCAGCGGCAGGATAATGGTCCGAAAAATATGCCAGCGGGAAGCGCCCATGTTGCGGGCCGCCTCCTCATAAGACGGGTCGATTTGTCGCATCAAGCCGGCCAGCACGAGATAGGCAATAGGAAAAAAAGTGAGAACCTGCACAACCACCAGGCCGGTAAAGCCGTACACGTTGGCATCCTTGATGCCCAGCAGGCTGTAAGTAATAAAGCCCCGCTGACCGAACAACATGATGAAGGACATAGCCAGGGCAAAGGGCGGCGAAATGATGGGCAGAAAGGCCAAAATGTTGAACAGGCGTTTAAAAGGAATATTAAGAAACGCATCGGCGTAAGCGAACAAAAAGCCCACCACCGTGGCGAAAAAGCCGACGACCACTCCTGCCGTCACGGTGTTAACAAGTACGCGGACGTTTTCGTCCTGCCGGAAAACATCACGGTAATATTGAAGCGTCAGGCCGCCTTCCGCCGTCACAATCCCCTCTTTGAGCACCGCGTACAGCGGCCAGACGATAAACAAGACCAATGAACAGCTAACGAGAATAATGGTTGCCAATAAAACAGGGTCGTGAATGATTTTGCGCATTGCTCCACCTCACAAGAAGCGGGCGCCTTACCGGGGCGCCCGCTTGGCTGAAAAGACGCGCTAAGTATCCTGCTATTTAAAATTATTTAATGGCATTATTCCATTTTTCGACAAGCTTGCTGCGGTTGGCGCCCGCCCAGTTCAAATCGTAGTTGATCAATTTGGTGTCCTTGATTGCTGCCGCCTGGGACGGTGCTATCGCTTCCGGATTGGTCAGAAACTGATATGACCCGGCTTTTTGGCCGATTTCCTGAGCCTCTTTGGTCAGGCACCAGTCGATGAATTTCTTGGCCGCTGCCTGATCGGGACCGCCTTTGATGATGGCGACGGCGCCAATCTCATAGCCCGTGCCTTCCACCGGCGCAGAAATAACAATATCTTTCATGCCTTCTTCCTTGTATTTGATGGCATCATGCAGGAAGGTCACGCCGACGGTGGCTTCACCCTGGCCGACCATCCGCCCCGGGGCCGTACCGGATTTGGGATAGGTCTTAATCTGGCCATTCAGCTCTTTCATGTATTTCAGGCCTTTTTCCTCGCCCATGAGCTGGACAATGGTGGCCAGCATGGTGTAAGCCGTCCCGGATGAGCCCGGGTTAGCAATGACTACCTGGCCCTTCAGCGCCGGATTAAGCAGATCCTGCCAGCTCTGCGGCACCGGCAAGCCCTTTTCGGCCAGCAGCTTCTGGTTCGAGACAAACCCTAGATAGCCTACGTAGATACCCGTCCAGTATCCCTCGGGATCTTTGTATTTGGCCGGGATCTTGGCGGCATTGGGCGAAACGTATTTTTCCAAAAGCCCGTCTTCTTTAGCCTGAATAAAGCCGTCAGCCGGTCCACCGAACCAGATGCTGGCCTTGGGATTGTTTTTTTCCGCCTTGATGCGGCCCAGGATCTCGCCCGAACTCATGCGCACCGCTTCCACTTTAATGCCGGTCTCTTTCTCAAACTGTTGGACAGCCTTTACCATGTGGTCTTCCATGAGCCCGCAGTAAATGGTCAGTTTCTGCGGCTGAGCGCTTTGCGGCTTGCTGCCGCACCCCGCGGCCAGCGCCACCATCAGGACAATAACCAGTATTGCCGTCACTTTTTTCCACGTCTTGGACACGTCGTGCTCCTCCTTACTGCTTTTCCCTGCCGCGGAAAAGCTAATTATTTCCAGTATTTTTCTAATTCTTTGGCTTTTGGGAAAATCCTGCCGCCCTGCCAAAATAGCAAGACCCGCATTAAGCAAATATCAATCAAAAAAAAATAGCCGGGATTACCCGGCAGTTTGCTCGCAATACTCTTCCTTGACAATCTCGGTGTCCGCGCCATGGACGCCGCACTCGGGGCATACCCAGGTCTGCACCCGCAGCAGCACCTCCCGGCCGTCAAAATTATATTTTTGCAGAGTGTACTTGGACGCCTTGTCAAGATGCTCACACCAAAACTGTTGTTTCACCACTGACTCCTCCCTGCTATATATTAGCGAATCCAAGACCTGATAATATTACCTGCTACTAATATAGTTTTATTATAAATTATTTTATCTAAATTTTCAATATTATCGGCTGGTAATATTATCTATTAATAACTATGCCCCCATTTCCACTATATGCCGTACTCCTCTCCTTCATACCCCGCCGGTGAAAAAGGAAAAGAATGGCGGAAACGAGAAGTAAATTAGTAAATTGCATATAACAGGAGTTATGCGTTATGGATAAGAAGCTGCTCTTCGCCTTGGACATCGGTACGCGCAGTGTCGTCGGCCTGCTTGGGGAACAGGGTGATAATAAAATTAATCTCCTGGCAGTCGAACGCCAGGAGCACTATACCCGCGCCATGCTGGACGGGCAAATCCATGATGTCACCGAGGTGGCTGGCGTTTTGGCCGAAGTAAAAAGCCGTCTGGAGCGGATCGTCAGCCCCTTGCCCAAAGTGGCCGTAGCCGCCGCTGGCCGGGCTCTCAGCACCCTCCGCGTTACCGCCGACCTGGACGTGAGCGGGCGCGGGGCGCTGACGGCAAGTGACGAGCGGGCACTGGAGCTTGCCGGCCTGCAGACGGCACAGCGCAGTTTAGCCACCGCCGACGCTGCGTTCGATCCCACTGCCTACTACTGTGTCGGTTACAGCGTGGTTACCTTTAGCCTGGACGGCAATCCCCTTAAAAGTCTGGTTGGTCAACGGGGAAAACGGGCGGAAATTGAACTCATTGCCACTTTCCTCCCCCGCCAGGTCATCGATTCGTTGCAGTCGGCCGTCCAGGCGGTCGGCCTGGAAATTGCCACCCTTACCTTGGAGCCAATCGCCGCGATCAATGTACTTATCCCGCCCACCATGCGGCACCTCAATCTGGCCCTGGTCGATGTGGGAGCCGGCACTTCTGACGTGGCTATCACCCGGGACGGATCAGTCATCGGTTACGGCATGGTGCCCTGTGCCGGCGACGAGATCACGGAAGCCTTGTCGCAGCAATATCTGCTGGATTTCAATGTTGCCGAACAGGTCAAACGCCAACTTGGTGCTAAAAATAAAAAAGTGACTTTCACCGATGTCCTGGGAATAGAACATAAGGTACCGGCCAAAGAACTGACGGCCAGCCTTGCCCCGGCGGTAGCCGACCTCGCCCAGCTCATCGCCCGCCAGATCCTGGACCTTAACGGCCAGCCGCCGCAGGCCGTGCTCCTCGTTGGCGGCGGGGCCCTCACACCGCTCTTGCCGGCGGCGCTGGCCCAAGCGCTCGATATCCCGGCCGCCCGCGTCGGCATCCGCCGGCCGGACGCCCTTGACGGCTTTACCGCTATTCCGCCGACGCTACAGGCGCCCGACGGTGTGACCCCGCTCGGTATCCTTAAGCTGGCCGGCAGCGGCACGCTGCATTTCGCCAACATTTCCCTAAACGGCCAGCCGCTCCGCCTTTTCAACTTCGGCAAACTGACCGTCACCGATGCCCTCCTCGCCGCCGGTATCGATGCCCGCAGCCTCCACGGCCGGCCGGGCCTGGGGATTACCGTGCGGATAAATGGCGAAACCAAATTTTTCCCCGGCAGTCACGGCCAGCCGGGAAGCGTCGTCATCAACGGCCAGCCGGCCGGCTTCGACCACCCCCTGCAGGATGGCGATGTCATTACCGTCATAAAAGGCAGGGATGGCGCCACGCCCCGACCGCGCGTGGCTGATGTCGCCCCCTTGCCCCAGCCGTTTACCGTTATCGTCGATGGCGAACCGGTTACCGTCGCGCCGCTTGTCACCGTTAACGGCAACCCGGCTGATGCCGCTACCTTACTTGCCGACCGCAGCGAGGTAACCTGCCGCTTACCGGATACGCTGGGTGAAGTGCTTGCGCAGCTTGGTCGGACCGCAGGCCCTGTTCATTTTACCTATACCGTCAATGGCCATGAGCGCACCTACCGTCAGTGGCCGCGCTACCTCATCAATGGGCGGGAGGCCGGTCCCGATTGGCCGGTAAAGCCCGGCGACGTCATCACCGCGCCACCGCCCGTACCGCCTACCCTGGCCCAGTTACTTGGCCTGGCCGGCCTTACCGACGAATTCATCACCGTTACCTTTAACGGTGAGCCCTGCCAGGTGCCGCTCAGGCGCCTGACGCTTACCCTCAATGGCCGCCCGGCCGACCCTGGGGAAACCGCACCTACCGGCAGCGAAATTGAGTTTAGCTTAAGCGAACAGCCGCCGACGGTCAGCGATGTCCTCCTGGCCGCCGCTTTCAATCCCCGGGCCCTGCGCAACGTTATTCGCATCGACCTTTTGCTCAACGGCCAGGCGGCCGAATACACTACCCCGGTAAAAAAGGGGGACTGGATCGATGTCATCGCCATCACCGATACAAAGTAGCAAAACCGCCGGCAAATGGCTGGCAGTAATCCTGCTGCCACTACTAATATTTTTGCTGTCGGCCGGCGTCGGGTTGGCCGCGCCTTTTCGGGCATACGTCGCCCTAACCGTATGGGCCATTCTCTCCTGGGCCCTGTCACTCATGCCGGAAGCCTTCGTTGGCAGCCTGCTGCCGGTACTGTATATTGTTGCCGGTGTGGCCAAACCCGCGGCCGCCTTCGCCCCCTGGCTTACCAACGTACCCTGGACCAGCATGGGCGGCCTGATCCTGGGCGCCGTGCTTCTCGCGAGCGGTCTGGCCAAACGCATCGCCTACTGGTCTATCTTACGGACCGGCGCATCTTATTACCGTACCCTGGCCGGTTTGATGTTGGCCGGCATCATCCTTGGTCCCCTTATTCCGTCCGCCTTGGGCAAGATGTCGATTTTTTGCCCGCTGGCCATCGGCATCTGCCAGGCGCTAAATCTGCCGCCTAAGTCGCGGGCGGCCACGGCCGTCATGGCCACCGCCTTTTTTGCCGTCGCCGGTCCGACCGTGACCTATCTGACCGGCGGCATTCATATCATCATGGCGATGAGCCTGGTATCCGGCGTCCTGCAAACACCGGTCAGCTGGTCCCAGTACGCCGTTTATAACTTCATTCCCGGCGTGATTTATTCCGGCCTTACTCTTAGCCTGGTAGCCCTGCTGCTGCGGCCGGAGCGTTCCATTGACACCGCGGAAGTTATCCGCCTGCAATACAAAAACCTTGGGCCGCCGACGGCCACCGAAAAAAAGGCAGCCGTCGTCCTAGCCGTCACCCTGGTTCTCTTGTCCACCGATACGCTCCACCATATTGACCCTGGCTGGCTGCTGCTCCTGGTCGCCGCCGTGCTTTTTCTCCCCGGCGTTAAGCTAATGGACAAGGAAAAATTCAGCAAAATTGACTTTTCGGTTATCCTCTTTATTGCCGGCGCCATGTCCATTGGCTCGGTTGCCGGCGCCCTTGGCGCCGGGCGCTGGTTTTCCGGCCTTATCATGCCACTGCTCGGCGCCGCGTCGGCGCCGGCTATGTTGCTTTCCGTTTATGCCGTCGGCGCCACTCTCACCCTGTTTCTCACTCCTATCGCCGGCCTTGCTACCTTTACCGGGCCGCTTACGGAAACAGCCCTGGCGCTTGGCCTAAACCCTTTTCCCGTTATCTACAGCCTGATTTACGGCATGGACCAGTATATTTTCCCCTATCAATACGGGGTGCTGATGTTGGCGTTCAGCTACGGCTATATGTCTTGGCCGCTGATGGCCCGCGTTTTTGCCGCCAAAATGGCACTGACGCCTCTGTTTTTGCTCTTTATCGCCCAGGCCTACTGGCGCTGGCTGGGCCTGTTGCCGTAAAACAGCCGTTTATATCCGCAAAAACATTAAAGCAGCGTAAGCCTTGATGGCGTCACGCTGCTTTTTCTCTGCCGGCGCTATTCGCGCAGAAGATTATATACTTTGGCGGCGATATTGGCAATATAATCGCTCTTAGAATCGGCGCTGGCCGGCGACGAGGTATAAACACTGATAAGAATCCGGTTTTTGCCGTCGTCGACAATCCCCACGTCGCACAGCACATCATCCAGTTCGCCCACTTTGTGCATCACCGGGGTGAGCATGTAGCGGGGAATTTCCTCGGTAAAAATGGTACGGCCTAGCGCATCCAAAAGCTGCTCCGAAGTCCGTTTGCCCAAATATTTTTTGCGGTAAATCGTCTCCATTACCGTCGCCATCTCTTTTGGGGTAGTTACGCTGTGGTAATTATACCGCTGAAACGCCCGGTCATCATGGATCATTGTTTTCTTCAGACGCAGGTCTTTGAGTGTGCGGGCCAGCGCCGCCGGCATTTTTTCTTCAAATTCATTGAGCAAGTTATAAAACGCTTCATTGTCGCTGACGGTGATCATTTTTTCAATATCATCGTCATAAACGGTGCGCGCGTCGGCGTCGGCAGCCGGATATAGGTACTTATAAGCGGCCACCGCAACAACCAGTTTGCTGGTTGAAGCCGTAGGGAAGACAACGTCGGGGCGGTAGGCATAAGTCTTCCCGGTTTTGAGATTTTTGGCGTAAATACCGATACTGCCTTCAAAAGTATTGGCATAGGCCGTAACTTCTTTGGCGGTCGGTCTTGGCGCGCCAAAAACGGTCGCATTGGCAAGCACCATCGTGATGCCCAGGATGATTGCAATTAGCCATTTTTTCATGGTTTCACCTGTTTGGATTATTGTATCAGTCTGGCCAGCTTCTCGGGCTGCAACAAGATGAGGATATCGCCGTCAAAGTCAATCAGGCGGTCTTTCTTCAGGGCGCTGAGGGTACGGGTGACCGTCTCCCGCGTCGTTCCTACCAGGCTGGCCAAATCTTGCCGCGACAGGCCAAGGTCGACTTCAATGCCCCGCGCCGTCCTCCGGCCGTGCTGCTTGCCCAGCCTGAGCAGCGTTTCGGCCGTACGGGCCGTCACATCATTAAGCGCCAGGTTTTTAATCTTCTGCTGGGCGTAAAGCAGGCGCTGGCTAAGGGCTTTAATCAGCTGCAGTGCCAGGCGGTTGTTATTCAGTACCAAGCGCTCCAGTTCGGTGTTCTTGATTATGCCGACCCGCGCGTCCTCGGCAGCGATGGCCGTAGCCGGGTAAGGCCGGTTGTTGAAAAGCAGCACCTCGGCGAACAGGTCGCCGGGCCCCAGAATATGAATGATATGTTCCCGGCCATCGTCCGTCATCTTAACGATTTTGACTTTGCCGCTTTTGACAAAGTGAAAACCTTCGCCCGGTTCGCCCTCCATAAAGATGACCATGCCCTTGCGATAGAGCCGCTCGGTGGTGAGGTTGTGGATCTCGGCCAGCTGCCGGTCGGACAGGTCAGCAAAAATCGGCAGTTTTTTCAAGTGTTCAATCGAGTCCATAACCCGCCTCCTTATGCGCTGTAGGCAGCCACTTTTTACTTTCTACTTTTTTCCGTTCTTATAATATTCCTCCACCTTGGCAAAGGCGCGGGCGCTGGCGGCGATGGTGGCCGCGATGTCATCGTCCGAGTGCGCTGCCGACATGAAGGCGGCCTCGAACTGGGACGGCGCAAGATACACGCCTTGCTCCAGCATGGCGTGGAAGAAGGTGTTGAAGGCGCCCACATCGGACTGTTTGGCGCTGTCATAGTCATAGACCGGCTTGTCGCTGAAGAACAGGCAGAACATGGAGCCGATTTGGTGGAACTGGAGGTTAAAACCGAACTTCTCCGCCTGGGCCTTGAGGCCGGCGCACAGCGTTTGCGTCTTTTCGGTCAGCTTTTGATACATGTCCGGCGTTTCGGCCAAAATTTTGAGCGTTGTCAGACCGGCGGTCATGGCCAGCGGGTTACCGCTGAGGGTACCGGCCTGGTACACCGGGCCCGCCGGGGCGATGAGTTCCATGATATCTCGCCGGCCGCCGTAAGCGCCGACCGGCAGGCCGCCACCGATGACCTTGCCGAGAGTGGTCAAGTCAGGCGTAATCTTGTAGTACGCCTGGGCGCCGCCGTAAGCGACGCGGAAGCCGGACATGACTTCGTCAAAAATGAGGAGGGCGCCGTACTCTTGGGTAATGCGGCGCACCGCGGCCAGAT from Sporolituus thermophilus DSM 23256 includes:
- a CDS encoding cyclodeaminase/cyclohydrolase family protein, which produces MLAELSIHEFAARLASRQPAPGGGSAAAVSGLLGVSLLEMAVNLSLGRPDLAAYADMLADRQKVLAGLHKKLEELIDRDADAFSAVMAAYGLPKATAEEKEARAAQIQQAMRQAAEVPVEVARAALESLEIGRALLGKINAHVVSDLMIGVLLSYNAVMAALLNTAINLPALRDHTVVAALKGQIHILRTAADELYNAVADEVYGADPFAVMRME
- a CDS encoding ABC transporter permease; amino-acid sequence: MRKIIHDPVLLATIILVSCSLVLFIVWPLYAVLKEGIVTAEGGLTLQYYRDVFRQDENVRVLVNTVTAGVVVGFFATVVGFLFAYADAFLNIPFKRLFNILAFLPIISPPFALAMSFIMLFGQRGFITYSLLGIKDANVYGFTGLVVVQVLTFFPIAYLVLAGLMRQIDPSYEEAARNMGASRWHIFRTIILPLLTPGIANAFLLVFIQTVADFGNAMVIGGNFTTLAAKIYLQAMGNYDIKGGTALATVLLSLSVLMFIVQKYWVGERSYVTVTGKPSRQRELVADRTLNWLIGLPCFLVSLFVLVLYILIPYGSFTNLWGIDYTPTLKHYEYIFSLGLKPILDTTYLSLLSMPMTGILSMIIAFLIVRKRFFGRKAIEFISMLSMAVPGTVIGMGYVLAYNEPPLVLTGTATIILIAFIFRNMPVGIRAGVASLQQIDPSIEEAAQDLGANSFKVFTSITIPLIKSAFFSGLVYSFVRSMTAVSAVIFLVSASYNLLTVAIMSQVDVGRLGVAAAYSTVLIVIVLAVTGMLKFVFNRMGINVEGV
- a CDS encoding ABC transporter ATP-binding protein, whose amino-acid sequence is MKNSKSVRLQNLVKRYNGAAGRGVLAVNDVTLDVAAGEFVTLLGPSGCGKTTILRMIAGFETPTSGNIYIGGEEVTRLTPDKRDTAMVFQSYALFPHLTIFENIAYGLRIKKMKDSDIRAKVSHILELVGLTGLEGRYPNQLSGGQQQRVALARSLVMEPSVLLFDEPLSNLDAKLRVHMRGEIRRIQRDIGITSIYVTHDQSEAMSMSDRIVIMNQGNIEQIGSPFEIYTRPRTKFVADFIGMANILAGEVVAVGDGTATVRFLGQAFAVATDLVLSPGEPVSVVLRPETLRLAAEGPLAVQVTASVFMGAYQDYKITAGGQSLTVIDYDPVQKAVFQAGDRAALLIRPESVHILKS
- a CDS encoding Tex family protein: MQLAEIPAFIARELGVRPQQVEAAIKLLDDGNTVPFIARYRKEATGELNEEQIRTVMDRMQYLRNLVKRQEEVMASIAEQGKLTPELAAAITAATKLQEVEDLYLPFRPKKRTRAQIARERGLEPLAEIMLAQEMTDGDPLAVAANYVDPAKDVPDADAALAGAMDIIAEWISERADFRAFLRKELWDKAEIVTSLAVDEAAGKEFLNYKEYREPVKRMPSHRILAVNRGEAKDILKVDLVAPHEANIARITNEVVTRPSLFADHLRAAITDGYKRLLFPALEREIRALLTENAEKQAIRVFALNLRQLLLQPPLAGHTVMGLDPGYRTGCKMAVVSPTGTVLATGTLYLTHSDAQRERAAKEALATIANYGVTLIAIGNGTASYETEEFVARLINDHQLNLHYLIVNEAGASVYSASKLAKDELPDLDVSLRGAVSIARRVQDPLAELVKIDPKSIGVGQYQHDVNQKELASALTAVVESCVNHVGVELNTASPALLQYVAGINASVAKNIVAFRDANGPFRSRDQLRKVPRLGPAAFTQCAGFLRIKGGVNPLDNTPVHPESYPIAEAVLAKLGFSVADLTDRQRLRALQSQLAKADAGRLAADLGAGEPTVRDILAALAKPGRDPREELPPPLTRKNIVKLSDIAPGTLVKGTVHNVTDFGVFVDIGLKTNGLIHRSELSHKPFRHPLDIVAVGDIVECIVLSVDEARGRIALSLKQAPK
- a CDS encoding ABC transporter substrate-binding protein, which gives rise to MSKTWKKVTAILVIVLMVALAAGCGSKPQSAQPQKLTIYCGLMEDHMVKAVQQFEKETGIKVEAVRMSSGEILGRIKAEKNNPKASIWFGGPADGFIQAKEDGLLEKYVSPNAAKIPAKYKDPEGYWTGIYVGYLGFVSNQKLLAEKGLPVPQSWQDLLNPALKGQVVIANPGSSGTAYTMLATIVQLMGEEKGLKYMKELNGQIKTYPKSGTAPGRMVGQGEATVGVTFLHDAIKYKEEGMKDIVISAPVEGTGYEIGAVAIIKGGPDQAAAKKFIDWCLTKEAQEIGQKAGSYQFLTNPEAIAPSQAAAIKDTKLINYDLNWAGANRSKLVEKWNNAIK
- a CDS encoding cell division FtsA domain-containing protein, with protein sequence MDKKLLFALDIGTRSVVGLLGEQGDNKINLLAVERQEHYTRAMLDGQIHDVTEVAGVLAEVKSRLERIVSPLPKVAVAAAGRALSTLRVTADLDVSGRGALTASDERALELAGLQTAQRSLATADAAFDPTAYYCVGYSVVTFSLDGNPLKSLVGQRGKRAEIELIATFLPRQVIDSLQSAVQAVGLEIATLTLEPIAAINVLIPPTMRHLNLALVDVGAGTSDVAITRDGSVIGYGMVPCAGDEITEALSQQYLLDFNVAEQVKRQLGAKNKKVTFTDVLGIEHKVPAKELTASLAPAVADLAQLIARQILDLNGQPPQAVLLVGGGALTPLLPAALAQALDIPAARVGIRRPDALDGFTAIPPTLQAPDGVTPLGILKLAGSGTLHFANISLNGQPLRLFNFGKLTVTDALLAAGIDARSLHGRPGLGITVRINGETKFFPGSHGQPGSVVINGQPAGFDHPLQDGDVITVIKGRDGATPRPRVADVAPLPQPFTVIVDGEPVTVAPLVTVNGNPADAATLLADRSEVTCRLPDTLGEVLAQLGRTAGPVHFTYTVNGHERTYRQWPRYLINGREAGPDWPVKPGDVITAPPPVPPTLAQLLGLAGLTDEFITVTFNGEPCQVPLRRLTLTLNGRPADPGETAPTGSEIEFSLSEQPPTVSDVLLAAAFNPRALRNVIRIDLLLNGQAAEYTTPVKKGDWIDVIAITDTK